One genomic segment of Polynucleobacter sp. MWH-UH2A includes these proteins:
- the mltG gene encoding endolytic transglycosylase MltG, producing MRKKIQRGILFRQKKSSGRGPLPYLSVLVGLVAVLYAAIFMWPVVPSLSNVDNKLVYRVKISPHSSLASISQQLKEQGLLLTTIQFQISARAIFVGSKLKPGTYLLPTGASLGKILLQFARGDRVRESIAIIPGMTIWQLRALIDSHPALIHQTKGLSSKALLQSLNLNFPSDEGIFYPDTYLFDPDETDITIYQRASQALQKQLDQAWEQRAPDLPLKNPYDLLILSSIVEKETGKSSDRGLVAAVFINRLKQGMMLQTDPTVIYGIGSRFDGNLRKADLRKDNPYNTYMRKGLPPTPIAMPSKESLLASAHPAQSKALYFVAKGDGSSHFSETLNEHESAVDRYQRKPALEPN from the coding sequence ATGCGCAAAAAAATTCAGAGGGGAATCCTTTTTAGGCAAAAAAAGTCCTCGGGTCGTGGACCGCTTCCATACTTATCAGTTTTAGTAGGCTTGGTGGCTGTTCTCTATGCGGCCATTTTTATGTGGCCGGTAGTGCCCAGTCTTTCTAATGTGGACAATAAACTTGTTTACCGCGTAAAGATTTCACCCCACTCTAGCTTGGCAAGCATTTCTCAGCAGTTAAAAGAACAGGGGCTTCTACTTACAACTATTCAGTTTCAGATTAGCGCACGCGCCATTTTTGTCGGTTCGAAATTAAAACCTGGCACCTACTTATTGCCAACAGGCGCTAGCTTAGGAAAAATATTGCTGCAGTTTGCACGTGGTGATCGAGTTCGAGAAAGTATTGCCATTATTCCAGGGATGACCATATGGCAATTGCGGGCGTTAATTGATTCACATCCTGCATTAATTCACCAAACAAAAGGTCTTAGCTCAAAAGCGCTACTGCAAAGTTTAAATCTGAATTTTCCAAGTGATGAAGGTATTTTTTACCCCGACACCTATCTATTTGATCCGGATGAGACCGATATCACCATCTATCAGCGCGCCTCTCAGGCTTTGCAAAAGCAGCTAGACCAAGCATGGGAACAAAGGGCGCCCGACCTCCCTTTAAAGAACCCTTATGATCTATTGATCCTATCGTCCATTGTTGAAAAGGAGACTGGAAAATCTAGCGATCGTGGTTTAGTTGCTGCCGTATTCATAAACAGACTTAAGCAGGGAATGATGCTCCAGACTGACCCAACAGTGATCTATGGCATTGGCTCCCGTTTTGATGGAAACCTTCGGAAAGCAGATTTGCGCAAAGATAATCCCTACAATACCTATATGCGTAAAGGTTTACCACCAACCCCTATTGCCATGCCAAGCAAAGAGTCGCTTTTAGCTAGTGCTCACCCCGCACAAAGTAAGGCTTTGTATTTTGTGGCCAAAGGTGATGGCAGTAGCCACTTTTCTGAAACACTGAACGAGCACGAATCTGCGGTTGATCGTTATCAACGAAAACCAGCTCTCGAACCAAATTAG